The following proteins are encoded in a genomic region of Fusarium oxysporum f. sp. lycopersici 4287 chromosome 1, whole genome shotgun sequence:
- a CDS encoding hypothetical protein (At least one base has a quality score < 10), which yields MRLPAIVGAVGLLGTVVEAAPRGSWFSSFQQRRVARSPNGNAYDPPSYTPVNTYTPANTYTATKNTTTPTTHSTTLEPSIQCPSNYVFVSTKTVDVTVTVTASSNGSYYTTAVCHDCTKTLTISNTIYVPPSKYASTMPYSEQNTGSTYPANSTYATPSQTKNDYPYMNSTIGYSASTHTGYQTPGQSAVYSTADGYVSPPVYTKPAYTKPVYSDPTYGNSIGTQSGYVPPVYTKPAYSSVASGNGSVPVYTKPVDTPTYSAPVYTKPVLPGNSSVVDPPVYTKPVETPSYSAPVYTKPILPGNSSAYDTPTYTKPVDSPVYTPPVYTKPAYSQPIIPGNSSTVDPPVYTKPAETPTYTPPVYTKPVYSQPSNSSTVVPPVISTTSDEAVYTPPVYTKPAYSVPGNSSTVNPIIPTSASSDDSPVYTPPVYTDPAVSSESSEYSTVSIPTNSTIPPVISTTYQDTTVLSTAESTISSSEVPPMIPTYPASEDITSTLDTTIYETETETPTTSATETPYPTPTGADYEQPRQGGLGAAVKIGLGLSA from the exons ATGCGTCTGCCTGCAATTGTTGGTGCCGTTGGCCTTCTGGGCACGGTAGTTGAAGCTGCTCCCCGAGGTTCTTGGTTCAGTTCT TTCCAGCAGCGTCGAGTTGCTCGATCTCCCAACGGAAACGCCTACGATCCTCCCAGCTATACACCCGTGAACACATACACTCCTGCCAACACTTACACGGCCACCAAGAACACAACTACACCGACAACTCACTCGACAACTCTTGAGCCAAGCATTCAATGTCCTTCTAACTACGTGTTTGTCTCTACCAAGACTGTCGATGTCACTGTCACCGTAACTGCTTCTTCCAATGGATCTTACTACACCACTGCTGTCTGCCATGACTGCACCAAGACCTTGACTATCAGCAACACCATCTACGTGCCTCCTAGCAAGTATGCTTCTACCATGCCATACAGCGAGCAGAACACTGGATCTACCTATCCTGCCAACTCAACCTATGCGACGCCTTCTCAGACCAAGAACGACTATCCTTACATGAACTCCACTATTGGATACTCTGCCTCTACGCACACCGGTTACCAAACTCCGGGCCAGAGTGCAGTCTACAGCACTGCCGATGGCTACGTCTCTCCTCCTGTTTACACTAAGCCGGCCTATACCAAGCCTGTGTACTCGGACCCTACTTATGGTAACTCCATTGGCACACAATCAGGCTATGTCCCTCCTGTGTACACCAAGCCTGCCTATTCCTCGGTTGCTTCTGGTAACGGATCAGTCCCTGTGTACACCAAGCCTGTGGACACACCGACCTACTCGGCTCCTGTTTACACGAAGCCTGTTCTTCCTGGCAACTCCTCGGTTGTTGACCCTCCTGTGTACACAAAGCCTGTTGAGACTCCCAGCTACTCGGCTCCTGTCTACACCAAGCCCATCCTGCCTGGCAACTCTTCGGCTTATGATACTCCCACTTATACCAAGCCCGTCGATAGCCCTGTCTACACGCCTCCGGTCTATACCAAGCCAGCGTACTCTCAGCCTATCATCCCTGGCAATTCATCCACCGTTGATCCTCCTGTCTACACGAAGCCTGCAGAGACTCCTACGTACACGCCTCCTGTTTACACTAAGCCGGTCTACTCTCAGCCCAGCAACTCGTCAACCGTTGTGCCACCAGTCATCTCGACAACGAGTGACGAGGCCGTCTATACCCCACCAGTCTACACCAAGCCCGCATACTCGGTCCCTGGAAATTCCTCAACCGTTAACCCTATCATCCCAACTTCCGCCAGCTCTGATGATAGCCCCGTCTACACACCGCCTGTCTATACCGACCCCGCTGTCAGCAGCGAGTCTTCTGAGTACTCTACCGTTTCCATCCCAACCAACTCCACAATCCCTCCTGTGATCTCGACAACATATCAGGATACCACCGTTCTTTCCACTGCTGAGAGCACGATCAGTAGCTCAGAGGTCCCCCCTATGATCCCAACTTACCCAGCATCTGAGGACATCACCAGTACCCTGGATACAACCATCTACGAGACTGAGACCGAGACTCCCACGACGAGTGCTACTGAGACGCCCTATCCCACACCAACTGGAGCCGACTACGAGCAACCACGACAAGGCGGGCTAGGTGCGGCTGTCAAGATTGGGCTG
- a CDS encoding hypothetical protein (At least one base has a quality score < 10): MREKDLKMRKVGWGQGLGEERAMNPPGALSGDLSLGDEFRVCDGQELLKVWSLDERK, encoded by the exons atGAGGGAAAAGGACTTAAAGATGAGGAAAGTTGGA TGGGGCCAAGGCCTTGGGGAGGAACGTGCGATGAATCCACCAGGGGCTCTTAGCGGGGACTTGAGCCTGGGCGATGAGTTCAGGGTATGTGACGGTCAAGAATTGTTGAAAGTTTGGAGTTTGGATGAGAGAAAATGA